One genomic window of Nicotiana sylvestris chromosome 10, ASM39365v2, whole genome shotgun sequence includes the following:
- the LOC104215380 gene encoding F-box protein PP2-B10-like isoform X2 — protein sequence MNYFQRLPEGCILEILSRTTPVDAVRSCILSRGFKTALESEIIWERFLPSDYQEIIERSEFPSVCTTKKELYFSLCEYPILLDGGKLSFSLDKHSGKKCFMVAPRELIISWGDNLNHWQWKPHPDSRKLGRNVLWWHQRKLLFHGSIHHNIGDSHITPNPDSQKLLISGVFVGLISVARLQVKCCQREQHMSCIWCSTSRQMNLTVLKLVSQLLNLSVVRVTMKLRNDEKSGELAKLKLKEELMNGWK from the exons AtgaattattttcaaagattgCCAGAAGGCTGCATATTGGAAATTCTTTCACGTACAACTCCAGTAGATGCAGTAAGATCATGCATTTTATCAAGAGGATTCAAGACTGCTTTGGAATCAGAAATTATTTGGGAAAGATTTTTGCCCTCTGATTATCAAGAAATAATTGAAAGATCAGAGTTTCCTTCTGTTTGTACAACCAAAAAAGAGCTTTATTTTAGTCTCTGTGAATATCCCATTCTTCTTGATGGAGGCAAACTG AGTTTTTCACTGGATAAGCACAGTGGGAAGAAGTGTTTCATGGTAGCACCAAGAGAGCTTATAATTTCGTGGGGCGATAACTTAAACCATTGGCAATGGAAGCCTCATCCGGACTCTAG AAAACTGGGAAGAAATGTATTATGGTGGCACCAAAGGAAATTGCTTTTTCATGGGAGCATACACCACAATATTGGGGACTCTCATATTACCCCGAATCCAG attCTCAGAAATTGCTTATTTCCGGGGTTTTTGTTGGCTTGATATCCGTGGCAAGATTGCAAGTCAAATGTTGTCAAAGAGAACAACATATGTCGTGTATCTGGTGTTCAACTTCGCGCCAGATGAATTTGACGGTCTTGAAATTGGTCAGTCAGTTGTTAAATTTGTCAGTTGTGAGAGTGACAATGAAGCTGAGGAACGACGAAAAGTCAGGAGAATTGGCTAAGTTAAAGCTCAAAGAAGAGTTGATGAATGGATGGAAATAG
- the LOC104215380 gene encoding F-box protein PP2-B10-like isoform X1, whose product MNYFQRLPEGCILEILSRTTPVDAVRSCILSRGFKTALESEIIWERFLPSDYQEIIERSEFPSVCTTKKELYFSLCEYPILLDGGKLSFSLDKHSGKKCFMVAPRELIISWGDNLNHWQWKPHPDSRAFHLIRKLGRNVLWWHQRKLLFHGSIHHNIGDSHITPNPDSQKLLISGVFVGLISVARLQVKCCQREQHMSCIWCSTSRQMNLTVLKLVSQLLNLSVVRVTMKLRNDEKSGELAKLKLKEELMNGWK is encoded by the exons AtgaattattttcaaagattgCCAGAAGGCTGCATATTGGAAATTCTTTCACGTACAACTCCAGTAGATGCAGTAAGATCATGCATTTTATCAAGAGGATTCAAGACTGCTTTGGAATCAGAAATTATTTGGGAAAGATTTTTGCCCTCTGATTATCAAGAAATAATTGAAAGATCAGAGTTTCCTTCTGTTTGTACAACCAAAAAAGAGCTTTATTTTAGTCTCTGTGAATATCCCATTCTTCTTGATGGAGGCAAACTG AGTTTTTCACTGGATAAGCACAGTGGGAAGAAGTGTTTCATGGTAGCACCAAGAGAGCTTATAATTTCGTGGGGCGATAACTTAAACCATTGGCAATGGAAGCCTCATCCGGACTCTAG AGCTTTTCACTTGATAAGAAAACTGGGAAGAAATGTATTATGGTGGCACCAAAGGAAATTGCTTTTTCATGGGAGCATACACCACAATATTGGGGACTCTCATATTACCCCGAATCCAG attCTCAGAAATTGCTTATTTCCGGGGTTTTTGTTGGCTTGATATCCGTGGCAAGATTGCAAGTCAAATGTTGTCAAAGAGAACAACATATGTCGTGTATCTGGTGTTCAACTTCGCGCCAGATGAATTTGACGGTCTTGAAATTGGTCAGTCAGTTGTTAAATTTGTCAGTTGTGAGAGTGACAATGAAGCTGAGGAACGACGAAAAGTCAGGAGAATTGGCTAAGTTAAAGCTCAAAGAAGAGTTGATGAATGGATGGAAATAG
- the LOC104215380 gene encoding F-box protein PP2-B3-like isoform X3, with the protein MNYFQRLPEGCILEILSRTTPVDAVRSCILSRGFKTALESEIIWERFLPSDYQEIIERSEFPSVCTTKKELYFSLCEYPILLDGGKLSFSLDKHSGKKCFMVAPRELIISWGDNLNHWQWKPHPDSRFSEIAYFRGFCWLDIRGKIASQMLSKRTTYVVYLVFNFAPDEFDGLEIGQSVVKFVSCESDNEAEERRKVRRIG; encoded by the exons AtgaattattttcaaagattgCCAGAAGGCTGCATATTGGAAATTCTTTCACGTACAACTCCAGTAGATGCAGTAAGATCATGCATTTTATCAAGAGGATTCAAGACTGCTTTGGAATCAGAAATTATTTGGGAAAGATTTTTGCCCTCTGATTATCAAGAAATAATTGAAAGATCAGAGTTTCCTTCTGTTTGTACAACCAAAAAAGAGCTTTATTTTAGTCTCTGTGAATATCCCATTCTTCTTGATGGAGGCAAACTG AGTTTTTCACTGGATAAGCACAGTGGGAAGAAGTGTTTCATGGTAGCACCAAGAGAGCTTATAATTTCGTGGGGCGATAACTTAAACCATTGGCAATGGAAGCCTCATCCGGACTCTAG attCTCAGAAATTGCTTATTTCCGGGGTTTTTGTTGGCTTGATATCCGTGGCAAGATTGCAAGTCAAATGTTGTCAAAGAGAACAACATATGTCGTGTATCTGGTGTTCAACTTCGCGCCAGATGAATTTGACGGTCTTGAAATTGGTCAGTCAGTTGTTAAATTTGTCAGTTGTGAGAGTGACAATGAAGCTGAGGAACGACGAAAAGTCAGGAGAATTGGCTAA